A DNA window from Polyodon spathula isolate WHYD16114869_AA chromosome 18, ASM1765450v1, whole genome shotgun sequence contains the following coding sequences:
- the LOC121331186 gene encoding immediate early response gene 5 protein-like produces MEFKVEAHRIMSISLGKIYNSRVQRGGIKLHKNLLVSLVLRSARQVYLNDYYQSVCLNAQQHWGQHEEVMDSNQAKSTSERVGYTATTPADPAATTASEPGLPAENTPPEMTIDVESFTESHAAAQTEDVEADHTDCKDKISDCRRRQPSELKGAASSPASGPTAVIAKHLVPDNRIGPKKVKEAKPPQDEGGCGEADADGFVDDDSVAETQLDNHLVASCNRKRRSSEKAVPPESPVKKPKRAPSSAPSGEEEMDTTNVSSLITIFGSSFSGLLSKDNTQAEAEAGDSDRDSGAGQICCDQVLKNLNPWTTAIVAF; encoded by the coding sequence atggaGTTTAAAGTGGAGGCTCACCGGATTATGAGTATCTCGTTGGGGAAAATCTACAATTCGAGAGTCCAGAGAGGGGGGATCAAGCTCCACAAGAACCTTCTCGTCTCCCTCGTTCTCCGGAGCGCCCGGCAGGTGTACCTCAATGATTACTACCAGAGTGTGTGCCTCAACGCGCAGCAGCACTGGGGCCAGCATGAGGAAGTCATGGACTCTAACCAGGCAAAGAGCACCTCTGAACGCGTGGGGTACACGGCCACAACCCCTGCTGATCCTGCAGCAACTACCGCCAGCGAACCCGGGCTACCTGCGGAGAACACGCCGCCGGAGATGACCATCGATGTTGAAAGTTTCACGGAAAGCCACGCCGCAGCACAGACAGAGGATGTGGAGGCAGACCACACAGACTGCAAAGACAAGATCTCTGACTGCAGGCGACGTCAGCCCTCAGAACTGAAAGGAGCCGCCTCGTCTCCGGCCTCCGGTCCAACTGCTGTTATAGCCAAGCACCTAGTGCCCGATAATCGGATCGGGCCAAAGAAGGTTAAAGAAGCGAAACCACCGCAAGACGAGGGCGGTTGCGGGGAAGCAGATGCAGACGGATTTGTTGACGATGACTCAGTGGCAGAAACACAATTAGATAATCACCTGGTGGCTTCCTGTAATAGAAAGAGGAGAAGCAGCGAGAAAGCAGTCCCGCCAGAGTCTCCGGTTAAAAAACCAAAGCGGGCTCCGTCCTCAGCGCCCTCAGGCGAGGAGGAAATGGACACCACGAACGTCTCCAGCTTAATTACCATCTTTGGCTCCAGTTTCTCGGGACTCTTGAGCAAAGACAATACGCAGGCAGAAGCAGAGGCGGGGGACAGTGATAGAGACTCCGGTGCGGGGCAGATATGCTGCGATCAAGTTCTAAAAAACCTCAACCCCTGGACTACAGCGATCGTGGCTTTTTAA